The Novibacillus thermophilus genome segment ATTGCTATATCAGGAGTTCCCAAAAGCTTTTTTACATTTCTTCTGCAACCTAAAACCTTGTTTCCATAATCCTTTGGTTACTTTGTTTTCTAGGTTTGAGACTGAACGAATCGATTGCATATTTTTCTTTCTTTGTTCTTATTTTGCAGCCTGTTGTGTTAAAACGCCCGGGAGAAGTGTCCATCCAGGGAAGACCATCGGAATTTCATAGCTTCCAGTTGCTACATAGACAATTTCTGCTTCTATTTCTAGGAGTTGTTTTTTTTGTTCTGCTATAATTTTCCGTGATTTTGTGATGGATTGGACAAGTGTTTCTGTCATGCAATTACTAAAGTCAATGTTAAGTTCTTCCAGTGGATCTTGATCTTTTAAATACCATTGTTCAAAACGGTATAATCCTCCTAAAAACGCAGACATTTCAAGCAATAAGTAATCTCGCCCCCCTTCTTCTAATTGCTCCGCTAAAAGGCACCCCTTATGGCCTCCACCTATAATGACGTTTTCAACATACTTTCGCAAACAAATCACCTACTCCTGAGTTATAATATCCATATCTGATTCTACCAGCGTGAGGCAGGCTTTTACCTTGACCCCGTTATTTTTCACCATTTGGGTTCTTACTCATTGATGACACATGCAACCCGAAACACCCGACGACGTCTCGAATAGAAGGGCTAGACTTTCATTACGGCCTAGTGAACATAAGCAGGTCTGGTCTCACTCCGTTGTGACGTCACATTTGATCAGTCACGGTATTTCGTTGCCGTTAGATTTTCGTGTCTACCGTCGGCAAGCCGACTGCTAGAACCACGATGTGCCGTTTTATAGTAAAGTCGATTTGGCAAAGGAGTTGATTCAAACATGTGACCCCATCGATGATCGCATGTATGTGTTGGGAGACAGTTGGTATACAAACGATAAGGTCATCTCCGCTTGTGACCGCCGCGGCTTCTTTTACATCGGTGGCCTGAAAATGAATGCCATTGTCTATCCTTGGGAACACCGGTCCTCTGTCAAAATGCTTGCTCATTCCCTGCGTCCCGAAGACCTCCACTCCGTAACCGTGGCGGGAAAGCGGTACGATGTGTTTGTATATGAAGGGAAAGTGAGCAAGATCAATAACGCACAGGTCATTCTTTCTTGGGAGAATGGTTATCACCCGAATGAACTCCCGTTTGTTCTCGTCTGTACAGACGTTAGTTTGGACCCTGTGACCGTCCTGACTTATTACGGAAAACGGTGGGAGATTGAAACCGGGTACCGGTATTTAAAAGAAAACCAAGGATTTGATCAGTACCAAATGCGTTCCTTAAAGGCAATTCGTCGCTTCTGGGTTCTACAGTTTTTGGCGTACACTTACCTTGAAATCCAACGTGACCAACACCAATTTTCGACACTTGGAGAAGTCCTTCATCAGGAACGGCAAGCCTATTTGGGCCGGTTAATGATGTACGCTTATGAACAGGGATTAAAGCGTGTACCGGCCAAACAGATGTTACACGAGTTTGGTTTGACCGCTTAAATTATAGTTGAAACCTTGATTACCCACAATCAGTATGTCTTTTTTAGTCCTGATCATATGAAAATGCAGAACTCAAGCTATATAAGTAAATATTGAACCCACCACGAACATAACCAGTAAGTAGAAACCATTCCACTTCACCATTGCTTTCGACTTGACCTACATTTCTAGTTTCCTGTCCAAATAAAAGAGCCGATAAATCCGATTAAAAAAACTACGATGATCCATTCAACTCCCATTCCCATATCCCCTGTAAAGAGTAATAGGACATCTTCGTGAACAGATGCCCTATACCGTAAGAATTTAAAAAAGACACACGATACTTCTAAGTTCAGCCGATAATCGTAAACTCCCCTTGTTTTTGATATAACTCCGCATAGTGATTCAATTTATCACGGTCAAGCGTTACCCCTAACCCTGGTTTTTCTATTAGATCCATCTTATCCACATCCGGTTTCATCACTTCTTTCACAATATCATCTGACAGCAACTGCGCATACGTCTGATTGCCTTCAGTTAAATTCGGGATTGTTGCTATCACGTGAATCCCTGCCGCTAGTGAAATACCTAACTCGGGTTGACTGTGGCGACAGAAAGGCACGCCCGCCATTTGGCACGCTGCTGCTACTTTTTTTAATGCGAGCAGACCGCCGACGCGATGTGCATCCGTGATGAGTACATCACAAGCGCCATGAGATAAAATATTCATACAATCTTCAGGAAGCCAGGCAGCCTGATCTGCTGCTATAGGTACGCCTGTGCGCTCGCGCAATCGAACAAGGCTATCGACCTGAAGACGGGAAGTAGGCTGCTCCACGAGTTCCACGTTGTAGGCTTTAAACTTCTCTATCAGCACCATCGCCAATCCTTCATCCCATGCTTCATTGGGATCCAACCGTATACGAACATCTTCTCCGACAGCAGACCTTATCGCTGACACCATTTCAAGATCTTCGTTTGAATCAAAACCAACCTTTAAATAAAGAATTCTGGCTCCTTTTCCGACGGCGTTCTTGGCCTCTTCTACCATATGATCAATATTTTTTCGTTGGATCCAAGTAAAAAAGGAAATTTGATCACGTACCTTTCCTCCCAACAGTCGATAAATCGGTTGGACGGTTTTTTTACCTATAATATCCCAGAGAGCCATTTCCACTCCAGCCAAGGCTGAATTTCCGAGATTTCGAAAATAAGCCCAACGCGCCTTTTTATAAAAATCGGCAGTAATATTTTCGATTGAAAAAACGTCTTGACCTATTAAATGTGGGCGGAATAACTGTATAGCTTCTAAAATAGCACCCGCAGAAGGATTTCCCATACATTCCCCAATACCACTAATACCTTCATCTGTTTTAATTTCAATAATGACGTTACTGAGCCCTTCTCGATAACCAAACGAAAAAATTTCGCGTTCTTTGAATGGAACAGAAACGGCAGTTGCTTGAAGGTCAGTAATTCGCATGATTTCTTCTCCTCCTACTTTTTAGCGATTTTAAAATTAATCACATTGCTTCTTCTTGAGTGTATCGTTGAACACCAGACACATTTTTTTTCTCACTCTTATCAACAATGGCGGCACCAACCAAATCTCCTGTCACGTTACAAGCCGTTGCAATCATTCCTAGTACTACATCCACCCCAGCAACAAGCGCGACCACCTCAATCGGCAACCCTGCCTGCGTAAGCACGATTGATAGTGCAATCAATCCTGCTCCGGGCACACCTGCTGTCCCTATTGATGCTAGTGTCCCTGTCAAGACGATCCCGAAAAGAGCCGAAAAACTTAAATCAAGCCCAATAATATTCGCAGCAAATATAGCAGAAACCCCTAAGCGAATGGCTGCCCCATCCATGTTAACGGTTGCCCCAACTGGTAAAGTAAAACTCGAAACATCGTCGCCAATCCCTGCCTTCTTGGCAGATTTTATCGTAATAGGAAGCGTCCCCAGGCTACTTGACGTCATAAAAGCTGTCGAGATCGCCTCGCTCACATTTTTAAAAAACGGTATGATCGGGACTTTGAACACACGTAGTAGCAACATGTAAACAACAATAAATTGAACAGCAACAGCCACATAAACGACACCGGTCAATTTTGCTAGTGAAGCTAGTGCATCCAAACCTTGTCCACCGATTGCGGAAGCACCAATAGCAAACACACCTATTGGAGCGTACTGAAGAACTCCGTTAAGTATACGGAAGACAACTTCACTTCCAGCGTCTGTAATTTTTAACAGTGTGTTACCCCAATCATTCAATTTTGTTTCGCTTGCATGACGGAGGGAAGAAATCGTTACTCCAATAATAATCGCCACAAATATAATCCCCAATATATCTGCATTAACCATTGCCTCAAAAATGTTGGTTGGGACAATTTCCAATAAAACTTGAATAAATGTCGGGGCTTCCGGCACTTCAACATTCTCCTGTGGCAGTGCCAGTCCCAACCCGGGGTTGACTAACATCGCCAACAAGAGCCCGATGACGATGGCAACAGCAGTCGTTAAAATGTAGTAGACAAAAATCTTTCCCCCTATTTTCCCAAGCTTCTTCGAGTTGGTGTTATTAACTGCAGCAATAAGAGTAAACAAAATTAGGGGTACAATAATCATATTGAGCAGACGAAGTAAAAGATCACCTAAAGGGGATAACACCTGAGCAGATGGCCCGAAGATCAATCCTACGAGTACGCCTAATACGAAGCCCACTGTTATTTTCAGCATAAAGGACTTGTCACGATAGAATTCCCACAATTTATACATAAGTAACCTCTCCTCCTATAAAAATTCCTCCACTTAAAATAGGTTGTACAAAGTCTAGTCTTTTTCACTGACAAACCAGTTTTTGTAGGCACTCGTCAGGTGTACCCGCATCGCTTCATCGGCTTTGTCACCATCTTCGGCGACAATGGCCTCAAATAGCAAGCGATGATGGCCGACATACTGATTGGCGAGTGAACGACCGAGGTGATGCGTACCTTCTCTTATTCTTCGACCTAAATTCTGATTCCCGTATTTAATCACCGATTCAACAAATTGTTGAATCACAGCATTTTGACTAGCAATCGCCACTTCCAAATGAAATTGCATGTCGAGACTGCTATACCGACTTAGGTTGTCAAGCGACTGTTCCATCTCTCCTAGCAGTTTCTCCATACGTGTAATACTGGTCGAATCCCTCCTTTCAGCGGCTAATTTGGCACTGCCTGGTTCAACAATCATGCGAGCTTCCAATACTTGCAAAGGGCTCTCTTCGTTTTCTAAAAACCAAAGTTGCTGACTTTTATCCACAGGTGGTTTTCTTAGGACAATTGTGCCCCGCCCCGTATAGGTTTGTACAATACCCAGCAGCTGTAGGGAAGAAATAGCTTCACGTATAATCGGGCGACTAACAGCGAATTTTTCAGCCAACGAACGCTCCGAAGGCAACATGTCACCGGGTTGAAATTCTTCATTTTGTATGGCTTCCATAATTTGGTCTGCAATAAATACGAATAGTTTTTTTGGTCGCTCCGCTTTTTTAAAAGGCATAGCCTTACCACCTTTACATATTTGAAATTTGCCTTAGAGCTTGTTCCAAATCTGATATGATGTCATTTGGACTTTCCAAACCTACTGAAACGCGGATCAGTCCATCAGTGATACCTGCTTCCTCCCGCTGTTTTCGAGTGAGTGGAAAATGAGTCATGGAAGCCGGATGTTCGACAAGTGTTTCCGGATCACCTAAACTGAATGCGAGTGTCGCCAGTTTTAAAGCATCTAATAGTTTTTTCCCCGCATCTAACCCTCCGTTCACTTCAAAGGACACGACACCCCCATCAGTTTCATTTGTTTTTGGGCTAACTCATATTGCGGATGATGACTTAACCCGGGATAAAAAACTTTTTTCACTGCTGGGTGTGAGTCTAAATAATCGGCGACTTGTTGAGCATTGTGACAATGGCGCTCAAGGCGGACACTCAATGTCTTTAAGCCTCGAAGCATTAAAAACGCTTCCCATGCATTTAACGATTGTCCTAAATTGACCACTATCTTTTTCCTCATGAATTCCACATGTTCTTTACTTCCAACAATCAATCCTGCAATGACATCACCATGTCCGTTTAAATATTTGGTTGCACTGTAAACTACAACGTCTGCACCAAGTTCTAACGGTTTTTGTAGATAAGGTGTCATAAATGTATTGTCTACAATTAACGGTATACCGTGGCGATGGGCGATCTCGGCTAAAGCCGAAATGTCCAACACAACAAGATGAGGATTGGAAGGTGTCTCAA includes the following:
- a CDS encoding NAD(P)-binding protein, producing MRKYVENVIIGGGHKGCLLAEQLEEGGRDYLLLEMSAFLGGLYRFEQWYLKDQDPLEELNIDFSNCMTETLVQSITKSRKIIAEQKKQLLEIEAEIVYVATGSYEIPMVFPGWTLLPGVLTQQAAK
- a CDS encoding FadR/GntR family transcriptional regulator encodes the protein MPFKKAERPKKLFVFIADQIMEAIQNEEFQPGDMLPSERSLAEKFAVSRPIIREAISSLQLLGIVQTYTGRGTIVLRKPPVDKSQQLWFLENEESPLQVLEARMIVEPGSAKLAAERRDSTSITRMEKLLGEMEQSLDNLSRYSSLDMQFHLEVAIASQNAVIQQFVESVIKYGNQNLGRRIREGTHHLGRSLANQYVGHHRLLFEAIVAEDGDKADEAMRVHLTSAYKNWFVSEKD
- a CDS encoding mandelate racemase/muconate lactonizing enzyme family protein: MRITDLQATAVSVPFKEREIFSFGYREGLSNVIIEIKTDEGISGIGECMGNPSAGAILEAIQLFRPHLIGQDVFSIENITADFYKKARWAYFRNLGNSALAGVEMALWDIIGKKTVQPIYRLLGGKVRDQISFFTWIQRKNIDHMVEEAKNAVGKGARILYLKVGFDSNEDLEMVSAIRSAVGEDVRIRLDPNEAWDEGLAMVLIEKFKAYNVELVEQPTSRLQVDSLVRLRERTGVPIAADQAAWLPEDCMNILSHGACDVLITDAHRVGGLLALKKVAAACQMAGVPFCRHSQPELGISLAAGIHVIATIPNLTEGNQTYAQLLSDDIVKEVMKPDVDKMDLIEKPGLGVTLDRDKLNHYAELYQKQGEFTIIG
- a CDS encoding transposase — its product is MIQTCDPIDDRMYVLGDSWYTNDKVISACDRRGFFYIGGLKMNAIVYPWEHRSSVKMLAHSLRPEDLHSVTVAGKRYDVFVYEGKVSKINNAQVILSWENGYHPNELPFVLVCTDVSLDPVTVLTYYGKRWEIETGYRYLKENQGFDQYQMRSLKAIRRFWVLQFLAYTYLEIQRDQHQFSTLGEVLHQERQAYLGRLMMYAYEQGLKRVPAKQMLHEFGLTA
- a CDS encoding dicarboxylate/amino acid:cation symporter — translated: MYKLWEFYRDKSFMLKITVGFVLGVLVGLIFGPSAQVLSPLGDLLLRLLNMIIVPLILFTLIAAVNNTNSKKLGKIGGKIFVYYILTTAVAIVIGLLLAMLVNPGLGLALPQENVEVPEAPTFIQVLLEIVPTNIFEAMVNADILGIIFVAIIIGVTISSLRHASETKLNDWGNTLLKITDAGSEVVFRILNGVLQYAPIGVFAIGASAIGGQGLDALASLAKLTGVVYVAVAVQFIVVYMLLLRVFKVPIIPFFKNVSEAISTAFMTSSSLGTLPITIKSAKKAGIGDDVSSFTLPVGATVNMDGAAIRLGVSAIFAANIIGLDLSFSALFGIVLTGTLASIGTAGVPGAGLIALSIVLTQAGLPIEVVALVAGVDVVLGMIATACNVTGDLVGAAIVDKSEKKNVSGVQRYTQEEAM